Proteins encoded in a region of the Paenibacillus sp. W2I17 genome:
- a CDS encoding glycosyltransferase family 2 protein, whose translation MSTPDQQRGEERHSRSNKVKARNVVRRNGHSHLNIIPNISTHSDNSRSENNRNGSMSSEKKAARRATQHDVSRSDMAVLHAAGRRSIRKSRRKGKSRRTPKGARLYKQGYNRGYNEGVRQGQSSFGLVFEGVSIIIPTYNQRDYVLQCVSSIEKHTPAPYEIIVVDNASKDGTAEAMLRKGGMVRVAALDKNRGFAGGVNHGLMMARGRHIIVLNNDTLVTPGWLDNMMTCLASDPKIGVVGPVTNYIGGDQQIQVPYREVEEMWSFAATHNRPDADKHRITDRLVGFCWLFSRELLERVGYLDEGYAVGNFEDDDWIIRVKLAGYQLAVAGDAFIHHFGSVSMKALGEQDFAVVNKDNEQFYSQKWGDPHALVAETSRLARQQTSCTPSGQQEDGDTNPMDPRQRISTQGSQDPALQFRHSYDFYPEGSFLSDAKGDVYTLTGGRRRKLNIPVPRGISPVQVAKPDLLAIPAGEALISAGDVQGWTRESQQVHTTAVHGSHNSWAEGSIVAAVDAPEIRYQISGDKRRRFVSVYAAERWGVHSGHIISVSADQLNAMEEGWPIIAPPQLLNPDL comes from the coding sequence ATGAGCACACCCGATCAACAGCGCGGGGAAGAACGTCATAGCCGCAGCAACAAGGTTAAGGCTCGAAACGTCGTCCGTCGAAATGGTCACAGTCATCTGAACATCATTCCAAATATCAGCACTCACAGTGACAACAGCCGCAGTGAAAACAACCGGAATGGCAGCATGAGCAGCGAAAAAAAAGCGGCCCGCCGTGCCACACAGCACGATGTCTCGCGATCTGACATGGCAGTCCTGCATGCAGCAGGTCGTCGCTCAATACGGAAATCCAGACGTAAAGGCAAAAGCAGGCGCACACCCAAAGGCGCCAGGCTCTACAAACAGGGGTATAACAGAGGATACAACGAAGGTGTCCGCCAGGGACAGAGCTCGTTTGGTCTTGTTTTTGAAGGAGTTAGCATCATTATCCCCACGTACAATCAGCGGGACTATGTGCTGCAATGTGTGTCCAGTATCGAAAAGCATACCCCTGCCCCCTACGAAATCATTGTTGTGGATAATGCCTCCAAGGATGGTACTGCCGAGGCCATGCTCCGCAAAGGCGGTATGGTGAGGGTGGCTGCCCTGGATAAGAACCGGGGGTTTGCCGGAGGTGTCAATCATGGGCTGATGATGGCGAGAGGACGACATATCATCGTGCTGAACAATGATACGCTTGTTACTCCAGGCTGGCTGGATAACATGATGACTTGTCTTGCCAGTGATCCGAAGATTGGTGTGGTGGGTCCGGTGACCAACTATATTGGCGGGGATCAGCAGATTCAGGTTCCGTACCGTGAGGTAGAAGAGATGTGGTCTTTTGCCGCCACACATAATCGTCCGGATGCAGACAAACATCGAATAACCGATCGCCTGGTCGGATTCTGCTGGCTGTTCTCACGGGAGCTGCTGGAACGGGTAGGTTATCTGGACGAAGGGTACGCGGTGGGCAATTTCGAAGATGATGACTGGATCATTCGGGTGAAGCTGGCAGGATACCAGCTTGCGGTAGCCGGGGATGCTTTTATCCACCACTTCGGAAGTGTCAGTATGAAAGCCTTGGGTGAGCAAGACTTTGCTGTAGTGAATAAGGATAACGAGCAGTTTTATAGCCAAAAGTGGGGAGATCCCCATGCGCTGGTTGCCGAAACCTCCCGCTTGGCTAGACAACAAACCTCTTGTACCCCATCCGGTCAACAAGAGGATGGTGACACAAACCCAATGGATCCGCGTCAGCGAATCTCAACGCAGGGCAGCCAAGATCCAGCATTACAGTTCAGACACAGTTATGACTTCTACCCAGAAGGTTCGTTCCTGTCCGATGCCAAAGGAGATGTCTATACTCTAACTGGCGGTCGGCGGCGTAAGCTGAACATCCCTGTACCGCGTGGAATATCTCCTGTTCAGGTTGCCAAACCGGATCTGCTCGCCATTCCTGCCGGAGAAGCACTGATATCAGCGGGGGACGTGCAAGGATGGACGAGGGAGTCACAACAGGTGCATACGACAGCGGTTCATGGTTCTCACAATAGCTGGGCAGAAGGAAGTATTGTTGCCGCAGTGGATGCACCCGAAATTCGATATCAGATCAGCGGAGATAAGCGGAGACGATTTGTATCGGTCTATGCGGCAGAACGTTGGGGTGTACATTCTGGGCATATTATCAGCGTGTCTGCGGACCAACTGAATGCGATGGAAGAAGGCTGGCCCATTATCGCCCCACCTCAGCTCTTGAACCCCGATCTGTAA
- a CDS encoding aminoglycoside phosphotransferase family protein: MKNSVVRQAEQIASEFLLEQVKCSHHIIGKGFVNQVCLVETASHKVVVRMKDPDTYSTFVKEKWCIEQAAIAGIPGPETLSVGVNAEHAYMIQTVVEGDNGLDTTVPTSVIWRKLGEYTQRMQSIPVAGFGREMHDPVQNQFYSPPHAGSDGSWQGYVQYNINSLTEQDPLIELGVITMKESQLVRQWFEQLKMQKFRFGLCHGDLSLKNTIVSSTGEITLLDWGSAEVTVVPYGDIIQLMQCQLRGEDPDKEELKAFLEGYGTSTQEQERQLNQASHVLLLKAFDTLRWAIDRSPDQIEFYTDLAKQAFNQVRRGQ; this comes from the coding sequence ATGAAGAATTCTGTAGTCAGACAAGCCGAACAGATTGCCAGTGAGTTTCTGCTGGAACAAGTAAAATGCTCACATCATATCATCGGTAAAGGTTTTGTTAATCAGGTCTGTCTGGTGGAGACAGCAAGTCATAAAGTGGTTGTACGCATGAAGGATCCAGATACATATTCTACCTTTGTGAAAGAAAAATGGTGCATCGAACAAGCGGCGATTGCCGGTATTCCTGGGCCAGAGACATTGTCCGTTGGGGTCAACGCTGAACATGCCTATATGATTCAAACGGTTGTGGAAGGGGATAACGGGTTGGACACGACAGTGCCCACGTCTGTGATTTGGAGGAAACTCGGTGAGTACACACAACGTATGCAATCCATCCCAGTGGCAGGTTTCGGAAGGGAAATGCATGATCCCGTACAAAACCAATTTTACTCTCCCCCTCATGCAGGATCAGATGGCAGTTGGCAAGGATATGTGCAATACAATATCAATAGTCTCACGGAGCAAGATCCATTGATTGAGCTTGGTGTCATTACGATGAAGGAATCACAGCTCGTAAGGCAGTGGTTCGAACAATTAAAAATGCAAAAGTTCCGCTTTGGTTTATGTCATGGCGATCTCTCCTTGAAGAATACAATCGTAAGTTCAACGGGTGAGATTACCCTTCTGGACTGGGGGAGTGCGGAGGTCACCGTGGTGCCGTATGGCGATATCATTCAACTCATGCAATGCCAGCTACGGGGTGAGGATCCTGACAAGGAAGAATTGAAAGCGTTTTTAGAAGGATATGGGACAAGTACACAAGAGCAAGAGCGTCAACTGAATCAAGCGAGCCATGTGTTGTTATTGAAAGCTTTTGATACCCTGAGGTGGGCTATAGATCGAAGTCCGGATCAGATCGAGTTCTACACTGATTTAGCAAAACAAGCTTTTAACCAGGTTAGGAGGGGCCAATAG